DNA from Pelobacter propionicus DSM 2379:
TACCATCACGAAGGCGTAGAGGGTTGTGGTCTTTCCCGTGGACTCGACCACCTTGAAATCTCCCCAGTCAACCTGGGCCTGGAGCCCAGGCTCCGTTTCGAAGCGCTGATAGGCGATGCGCCGCTTCTGTTCCTTGATGGAGCGGACGAATACCTTGAGGGTATCGTAACTGCCGGAATACCCCATCCTTTTAATACGGGTGAGTATCCAAGTGGCCTGATATTCATCCTCATCGAGAAAATCCCGGATGATCTGGTGATACGGTTCAAGGATGGATGGTTTGATGTCTTTCCGATGATAGGCAGGGAAAGAGTTGCTTTCGAGATACTTCTTCACGGTCTTGCGATGAATGCCCAACTTGCGTGCGATCCATCGGATACTGTGGCCGGAGCGTTTGAGCGCGGCTATGTCCATAACTACCTCCGTGGAAATCATGGGCACCCCTCCTTTCTCCAGAAGGGATACCACGGCTTCCAGGGCGGTACACTTTTCGTTACCGCTTTTGGGACATTATTGCACTACCATTGACAGATGCCGCCTTTCTGGTTGCCGCCGGGCAGTTTGACGCCGCGGAAAACTACCTGCTCACCCATGCCAGGGAGCTGAACGGCGACTTTTACGGCACTCTTCTCCCCATGGCCGAGGCCATGGAGAAACAGGGCCGCCATCTCTGCGCCTCCCTGCTTTACCGTGCCCTGCTCGATTCCATTCTCCAGCGGGCCCAGACCAAAACCTATCCCCACGGGGTGCGGTATCTGAAGAAGCTCGACCTACTGGCCGGGGTGATTGCCGACTGGCGCACCCTCGAATCCCATGCCGGGTACAAGGCCGGTCTCGTGGAGCACCATGGCCGTAAAAGCAGCTTCTGGTCGCGGTACCGCACATGACTTGTGGAGAATCCACGGGTTGCTACCCGGTTTTACTCTCGGAACTTGAATGTGCTGTTTAACTTTTCCCGGCGGCGGGCGTGCCGCTGGGGCAGACCAGCAGCATCGCTGGATTTTGTGAGGGTACAGCATGAACAAAGACGATAACGCGATTGTCCTCTATCAGGCTCCTGACGGGTCATCTTCCCTTCTGGTCCATCTCGACCATGACACCGTCTGGCTGACCCAGCTTCAAGTCGCTGAATTTTTTGGCGTGAATGTTCCTGCGGTATCAAAGCGTATCAGGAATATTCTGGGCAGCGGAGAGCTGGATGCATCTGCAACTGTTTCCAAAATGAAAAGAGTTCAGCTTGAAGGTGGGCGGAAGGTCAACTAGAACAACTGAGTGAACGCAACTGGCTGCGACATGACCAATTTCACCGCCTCCCTCAATCCCTTCTTCTCCCTCGCCTGCGAACCGGTCTGGGAGCAGATCCCCCAGCTGAGCAGCAGAGCAATAACTCTATTAGCCGCAGATCAGGGCGGAAAAGGTGGATTATAACCCAACCGAAAGGTTTCATGCCGTTGATCGGCCTTTATCCGCCGTTTCCAGTTTTTCCGCGTACCATTCGTTTCAAGAAAGTGGCTACATAGTCAATCATGATCCGCATGTAGTGGTACTTTGATTGACATGGTGCATATTGCTGTAAGTATTGTATTTTATGGCAAATAAATGTTGCGTGAAACGGTTTTCTTGTGTAGGTTAAATGTAACTTTACCCGTCAGGGTTATCTCTCATTGAGAGAGTCGTTCTCGGACACCTCTGGTTCCAGGGATCTTACGAAAACAAAGCAGTAAGCAAGGGAGTAGTACGTCATGTGCTCTCCCTTTTTTATGCCGGCATCACAAAACGGTTACTTTTCTACCGGAAATTCCGGGTGCCCAGTAAATACCTTGTGCAAATAGCGCCTGTCGACCTCAAGCTGGTGGTACTCGAACAAGTAATTGCTTACCTTCTGCCACGACAGCCCCTCTTTTCTCAACTGAATCACAACTGGCAGCAGATCAGCGTGTAGCCGGTCCAATATGGGTGACGGCTTGGCTTTTGCCGTGGCTTTTGCCACCGCAATCCTTTGCTTTGTCACCTCTTCCAGATCATCCGTACTCTTCAGTCTTCGGTTGTCCTGCAACCGCATTCTTCGTTCGATCCCCCATATAAAGGCGCGGTAGTACACATCACCGCTGTCCTCAACCTTCTCGCCCCTCTTGCGGGCGTCATTCATCATCACGTTGATCTGTTTCCTCTGTAAAACGTGACATTCCTTCCGTTCAATCTCCGGCTGCCTTGTGTACCAAGCCAGGAGTTTCTTGGTCGTCTGTTGTGAAAACGGGCGCATTTTTTTTGTCTCCTACGTTGTCTCCTGACAACGTCATCTGATGATGGTTCAATCATCAGATGTAAGCGGTTTGGCGTCAAGTCAAAACCGCGTAAACACTGGAGCTGTGCTCCATGCTTCGCCGTTTTTGTCGTCTAGGAGTCTGTCGGGCTTAACGCATTCAGCCGTCATCTCCAGGGCGTTTTCAATTGGTTAACCTGCTGTATTTATTGAATAAGTCGTCAGCTTTAGCTTGCGTTTTCTTGGTGTATCCCGTATATTTGTCCGGTAATATCAACTGGTTAGGTATCGGGGTTGACTATGAAATCAAAGTTTATTGAAGTTGACCGGGAAACACCCTATCTGCTCCCGCCATCGCTGCAGGATTGGCTACCAGAAAAGCACTTGGCCCGGTTTGTGGTCGAAATTGTCGAACAGCTCGACCTGCGCTCTTTGAAAGCTACCTATGCCGGCCGAGGCTCGCAGCCCTATAACCCTGAGATGCTGGTAGCATTGTTGTTTTACGGTTATGCGACAGGCGTATTCTCCAGCCGGAAGCTTGAGCGCAGCACCTACGACTCCGTGGCATTCCGGTTCATAGCGGCAAACAGTCATCCTGACCACGATACCATTGCCACCTTCCGCCGGCGTTTTCTGCCGCAACTGAACAAGCTGTTTGCCCAGATTCTGCTGATCGCTCATCAGATGGAGGTGCTGAAACTGGGCAACGTTAGTTTGGATGGCAGCAAAATCAAGGCGAACGCCTCCAAGCACAAGGCGCTGAGCTATGAGCATGCCTGCAAGCTTGAAGAGCAGATCAAGGCTGAGGTTGGCGAACTGCTCAAAAAGGCCGAGGCAGCGGACCGTGCCGATATTCCGGACGGCATGAACATCCCCGAAGAACTGGAACGTCGGGAAAAGCGTCTTTCCGCCATTGCCGCAGCCAAGGTCGAGATCGAAAAACGAGCCGCTGAGCGCCATGCTCGTGAACAGGCCGCTTATGAGAAGAAAGTCGCCGAACGGGCCAAGAAGGAGCAGGCAACGGGCAAGAAGGCCAAGGGGAAAGAGCCGAAACCGCCCAAATCCGGCCCCACTGCCAAAGATCAGGTCAATCTGACCGATGAAGAGTCGCGGATCATGCCGACCTCCGGTGGCGGATTCGAGCAGACTTACAACGCCCAGGCCGGTGTGGATACAGCATCAAAGCTCATCGTTTCGGCCCATGTTACCCAGAATCCCAATGACAAACAGGAGCTGACACCGACCCTGGAGAACCTGGCGGCGCTGCCTGAGAAGCTTGGCAAGGCAACCGATCTGGTAGCTGACAGTGGCTACTTCAGCGAAACCAATGTAACTGCCTGTGAGGAGAACGGGATAACTCCCTACATTGCCGTAGACCGGCAGAGTCACAACGTGCCACTGATGGAGCGCTTTGCCGAACCGCCGCCGTTACCCGAAGATGCCGATTCCGTGGCCAGAATGAAGCATCGCCTGAAGACACCTTCCGGCAAGGCGATCTACGCCCAGCGAAAAGTCACCTCGGAACCGGTCTTCGGCATCATCAAGGCGGTCATGGGATTCAGAAGCTTTCTTCTTCGTGGCTTTGAAGCAGTAAAAGGCGAATGGAACCTCGTCTGCATGGCCTACAACATCAAACGGCTGCATGTCTTGGCCGGATAGAATGAGAAATAGCGAAAATCAGCCTGTAATAACCGCAGTCATCGCTGAAAGGGCTGAATTAACCAGGTTGCCGGTGGGAAGACGAACACATACGGAACTTTTTTAATCGGCTTGGCCACAAAAGAGGGCGCCCCTGAGGTCAAGCCCGACAGACTCCTAGACAAAAACGGCGAAGCCGTTGCTGGGTTCGCGCGGAACGCGCGCACTTACCGGTTGCCAGGCCGATGCCACTGACAGGGCGATAACTGGCGCAAAAGTTTTAGTGCAAAAGCGAGCACGAAAAAAAACGCTTTTTCTTATCTGTCTGTCCCTCGCGGGGGGTCCACAAATACCGCCACCCATATCAGATGAAAACATAAAACCGGACTCCCTCCTGATCTTTATAGGTGAGTGATCATCACACATCATAGAGGAGGAATCGAATCATGAGAGGGAGTATCCGTGGACAGGCCCTGCACCTGTTCAATGCATCAGGGATCAATTGCATCGGTGAGAGCAAATTTCAGGCAAAAGACAGCGCCCGCGTGGAACTTGCCAGCGAAGGAAGGGGGGCCACCTCGACGGCAATTGCAGAAAAGACCGGAATCCATTCGTTGGGGACAAGGGACAATTATTTGGAAAAATGGCAGGAGATCGGACGGTTCGCAAAAGAAACATTTGCCGTCAGAGACCTCGAACGGCTTACTGGAGACCACGTCCGCCAGTTTTTGAACTACAAGATCGAGCTGGGTGTCTCGTATTCTCACTGGAACGGCTACTGCGCGGCAGTGGGCAAGCTGGAGAATGCCCTGAACGCGTACAGCGACAAGAACGACCGTGGAAATGTATATGACTTCCGCTCCGTGGTGCATGAGCTGCGGCCGGAGGCCAGGAGCGAATTGCCGCGTTTTGAAGGAACACGCAATTATGATAGCCCTGAGAGGCTGGCAGAGGCCGTGTCTAACCCGTCACACCAGCTTGCAGCCCGGATCCAGCATGAGAGCGGTTTGAGGATCGCCGGAGCGAGCAGTATCAGCGCAAACCAGCTTAAGGGGCTGGGCAGGGATGTGCATACGGGCAAACTGGTCGGCCTGCTCGATTACACCGGTAAGGGAGGCAAGCCGGGCACGGCACAGATGACGCCGGAGACGTACCAGCGCCTGGCTGATCACATCAGAACCCATGGCCCATTCAAAGTTTCAGCCGACGGTTACCGGGCAAGCCTTGAGTCCGCTGCGGACCGGACTGGGCAAGATTACAACGGCAGCCATGGCCTGCGCTGGAATTTCGCTCAGGAGCGGTTTTCTGAGCTGCAGGCAGCAGGACATTGCTATGAGAAATGTCTCGGCGTGGTTTCCAACGAATTGGGACATAATCGCATCGAGATAACCACACATTATCTTTTCGGAAAATGATTTTCCCCTGTCGACCGCCGGGCTTGGGATGCCCGGCGGTTTTGTGATTTTTCCCAACAAAAAAAGGCCCCTTCGGTCGCTGAGTGCGACTGGAGGGGCCTTTTTTTGTTCGTGGAGAAAAAATGGGGAAACCCGGGATAAAGCCCGTACGCCGCCCTGATCTTATCTAATAGAGGGGAATTTTCGGCAAATTACTGTTTGAGCCCCCATATCCATAAGTGAAATCAGCATGATGACATGCTTGTGCAGGACGATGTTATGGCAAAGACGCAAGACAAAACAACCAGCGGAAAATCACCGTACATCTCACCAGCGGAACTGGCAGTGCGTTGGGATTGTGCGCGTTCCTCCGTCGACCGGATCGCTCGCAGGGAACGTTTTACCAGAATCTGTCTCGGTGAAGGGCGAAACGGCATGGTTCGCTATGACAGGGAGGAGGTGTATGCCTATGAGGCGTCATGCCGTATCGTGATGCAGTAACCGCACAGTTCAAAATTGGATACATACCCCGCGAAACGCCCCGGATCCGCAAGTCCCCGGGGCGTTTGCTTTTTCACGGCTGCTGTGGTTAGCGGTTGTTGACCACCAACTTCAACCGGGGCCGTGTTTCGGCAGGCGGTTCAGCGGCTGAAGGCTGGGGAGGAGCGGGGGGCTGGGGTGGGGCGGGATGAGGCGGGGCCGGCTGTTGTGGGTCATCGCCAAACTCCACCGAGGCGTGCAGGGATTCGGGCAACGCTGTCGCATAGTGTTTTTCGCAGATAAGAATGCTGTTCCCCATCAGTTTGGCGACCTTGAAGAGGCTCTCGCCATTGGATGCGAGGAGTGTACCAAAGGTGTGCCGGTAGTCCAGGCAGGTCCAGCTGAGTTTTTTTTCCTTGTTGGCGGCGCGGAGCAGCGCGGAAAAATTATCCGGGTCCCAGCGGCACCCCTCGGGCGTGCTGAAAAACCAGGTTCCGGGAGTGACCTTTTCGAGATATTTATCCAGGTAGCGGCGCAGATCGCTGCTGATCGGCACGGTCCGGTTTATACTGGTTTTGGGTTTCCAGCGTTTGCCGTCGAATTCCTTGTTTCGGATTCTGATGGTCCCGTAGTGGCCCTCAGTGAAATCAAAGTCGGAAGGCATCAGCCAGAGCGCTTCCTCCCTCCGCAGGCCGCTATAGATATAGGTGGCGACCATGGTCTGCAGAAGCAGGTTGCCTGCCAGGGCATCGAGTTGTTTAGCGATGTCCTGGTGCTTCAGGTAGCTGATATCACTCTTCACTTCATTGTAACGACTGATATCTGCCAACGGGTTTTTGCCGCCGGGGAACCGTACGCCTCCTTCTTTCATGGCCCAGTTGCAGAAGGTTATAAGTATCTGACGATAGTGATTGACCGTTTTGGGAGAGAGCGCTTTTTGTTTGCTGATGGTTGCCAGGAATAACGAAACCCGTTCTGCGGATAACTGCTCCAGGGCTCCGAGCTCAAGCAGGTCGTATTTTTGGGCAGCGGGGCGTTTCACGGCCTTTCGGGCGATTTTGGGGTTTTTGATTTTGAGGCTCTCGCAGACCGGGCCGAAGATGCTTCTGAAATAGGTGATCTGCTTCTGGACGTTGTTTTCCGAACAGCGTGCCCTGCGGAAAAAGAGGTACTTCTCGATGATCTCGGGGAGAGGAGTCTTGGTCGTGAGGGGGATGTCGTCCTGGCGGAACAGGGCGGATTCGATCTGCCGGATTTTTTCCTTGGCGATCTGCAGCGAGGTCGTATTCAGATTGACCCGCTTCTGCTCGCCGTTCAGATAGTACTGTGCGTAGAATTTTTTGCCGCGTTTTAAAAGACTTGCCATTGCACGAATCTCCTTTCGTGGTTGCGGCAAGTCCGTAGGGTACAAAATAGGGTACAATGGCTACAAAAAAAGGACTTGCCGTTTATGCAAGTCCTTGATTTTGTTTGGTTGCGGGGAGAGGATTTGAACCTCTGACCTTCGGGTTATGAGCCCGACGAGCTACCAGACTGCTCCACCCCGCGTTAAGTAGATACACTTTATATCTCATCCGTTTTCTTCTGTCAACAACTTAATTGCGCTCTTTACGATTTGTTGTCGGTCACTCTGGCGTGGCGATGGCGCCTTTGCCGATTTTGGCAGCCAGTTCCCTGGCTGCCTCCTGCTCAAGTTTTCTGCCCACCCGGACACGGTACCAGATCCCCTTGTTCCCCTGGTTGGATTCGCTGATGATGACGTTGTATCCCTTGCCGGCCAGTTTGTTCTTCATGGCCTCAGCCTCGGACCTGAGATTGTAGGAGGCGACCTGGACGGTATATCCTGAACGGGCTTTGACTGCCGGTTTTTCCGTGGCTGTTTTTTCGTCGGAAGCCGGTTTCTCCGGGGCTTGCTTTTCCTCGGTGGCGACTTTTTCAGGGGCTGCTTTCGGGGTGGGCGTAGCCGCAGCCTGCTGTCTTCTGGCGACGTTCGAGGGAATGGCGGCCTGGAGCGTCTGTCTCTCCCGCTCCTCCCTGCTGTTTATGCCGCTTCCCAGGAATGCGCTTTTCTGGCCGCCCGGGAGGGTCTTGTAGAAACTGAGTTGGGGAGATGCCGTTGTCGGCGTAGCAGTGGTGGCCGGGGGCGCGACTGCATCCGGTTGCTGAGAAGCGCTCTGTGGAACAGGTTGCGGCTGGGCTGGAAGAGGAGCGGGAGCGGTCGTCTGCTTGGGACTGCTTTCCAGGCTGCTCTGCTCCGCAGCTGCCTGAAATGCCTTCTTGGTGGATCGTTCGGACAAAAACCAGCCGCTGCCGAAACCAGCGGCAAAGGCTATCAGGCCGGTGATGACGATCAGGCCGGTGAACAGGCCGACCGGCTCCTTGCGGGGCCGGGGCTTGCTCTGGCTGGTGACGTAGGACTGTTTGGGGGGGCTGTAGTCGATCCGCATGGGAGCTCCGTTACATCCGCTCGGGGGCCGAGATTCCCAGGATGGAGAGGGCATTATTCAGCGTCTGTGCCGTGCGCTTGAGCAGGTACAGACGTGCTCCGGTCAGGTCGCTGTTTTCGGTGAGCACCCGGTTCCTGTTGTAGAAGCTGTGAAAGCTGGCCGCCAGATCGGTCAGGTAGTTGGTCAGGCGGTGCGGCTCGAAGAAGCGGGCGCTGTCGTCCACGGTGTTGGGCAGGGCGGCCAGCAGCTTGATCAACTGCAACTCCTCCGTGCTCTCCAGCAACTCCAGGCGAACGGATCCCGCATCAGTTGGCAGGGCATACCCCTTCTCCACGGCGTTCTCGAAGATGCTGCAGATGCGCGCATGGGCATACTGGACATAGTACACCGGGTTGTCGGGCGACTGCTCCTTGGCCAGGTCGATGTCGAAGACAAGCTGGGAGTCCGGCTTGCGCATGATGAAGAAGAAGCGGGTGGCGTCGCGGCCGACCTCGTCGATCAGGTCGCGCAGGGTCACGTAACTGCCGGCGCGCTTGGAGATCTTGACCTCCTCTCCGCCGCGCATGACCGTGACCATCTGGTGCAGGACGTATTCCGGCCATCCCTGGGGGATACCGCGGTCCAGCGCCTGCAGGCCGGCCCGCACACGGGTGATGGTGCTGTGGTGGTCGGAACCCTGTTCGTTGATGACCCTGGTGAATCCCCGTTCCCACTTGGCCAGATGGTAGGCCACGTCCGGCACGAAGTAGGTGTAGCCACCGTCGCTCTTGCGCATGACCCGGTCCTTGTCGTCGCCGAATTCGGTGGTGCGCAGCCAGAGGGCTCCCTCCTGCTCGTAGGTGTGTCCCTTCTCCACGAGTTGGCGCACCACGTTATCCACGCGGCCGTCGTCGTACAGGCTGGACTCAAGGGTGAAGACGTCGAAATGTACGCCGAAGGCCTTCAGATCCAGGTCCTGCTCCCGCCGCAGGCTGGCCACGGCGAATTCGCGGATGGCGTCCAGGTTCTGGGGATCTCCAAGGGCGGTGACGTGCCGGTCATCGGCATCAACCGTCTCCCGTGCCAGATAGGCGGCAGCCACGTCCCTGATGTACTCGCCCTGATATCCGTCGGCAGGCCAGCGCGGATCGTTCGTGTCAATGCCCAGGCAGCGCGCCTGTACCGACAGGGCTAGGTTGGTGATCTGCTGTCCGGCATCGTTGTAATAGAACTCCCGGGTGACATTCCAGCCGGCGGCGTCCAGCAGGCGGCAGATGGTGTCGCCGATGGCTGCGCCGCGGCCGTGTCCGATATGCAGCGGTCCGGTCGGGTTGGCGCTGACAAACTCCACCTGAACCTTTCTCTCCTCGCCGGTGGCGGTCCGACCGTAGGTCGCCCCCTGGGACTCGATCTCAGGAAGGAGCCGCTGCCAGGCTGCCGGAGAGACGAAGAAGTTGATGAAGCCCGGGCCTGCGATATCGGTTTTCGACAAGAGTCCCTTTCCGTCGCCCAGGTGGCGGCTGATGGTTTCAGCCACCTGGCGCGGCGCCCTGCGTTCAGCCTTTGCCATCTGCATGGCGATGTTGCAGGAGTAGTCTCCGTGGTCCGGGTTGGCTGGTACGCCGATGGTGACGGCGGGAATGGAGGGGGAAGTGATTTCCTGGGCAGCGGAGGCGGCCCGCAGGGCGGTTTCTACCAGAGAGGCTATTCGGTGACGCATCATGTGTGGTGACGTTCCTTCGTGTCGGTTGGTGTATCGGTCTCTTTCCCGTCCCCCTTGATGCTCACATCGCGGGAAAAATCAGGGCAGTGCGTTCCGCAGTCAGTGACGGTGAAACGCTTGTTGCAGGTCTCTCGCCAGGCGCATACGGCACAATTTGACTGGGACATGGTGGTAACCTTTTATGGTTTCGTTTCCGGCGAGAATTGATAGATGACCTCGTTGCTGCGAACCAGCCCGAAGTCTTTGCGGGCGATGCTTTCCACGTAGCGGTGGTCTCCCTTCAAAGCCACGATCTCCCGTTTCAGCGTTTCGTTTACAGCGCGTGTATCTCCCAGGCGGGCCTGGACCCTGGCCATGTCCTGCCTGAGCTCGAAGATGCGCAACAGACCCTTGTCACCGAACACGGTGAAGAAGAGGATAAAGGTGATGCATCCCGCCAGGATGAGGTACACCCTTTTCTGGAAAGGCCCCTTCATGCTCCTGGCCCTTGCGGCTCAGGCGCATGGGGGAAATTGTCGGGGAATATGGCGTTGTTCCGCGCCGCGCAGAGTGTCATCCGTCGTTTCTCGTCTCAAGTGATCCGTTCCGGAGCGGAACAGGGGGCGCTGCCCACGGGAGTCCTGTCGTCAGTGTGTCGGTATTGTAACGTTTTTTTCAGCAAATTCAAGGGTTCCGTTTCTGATTCGGAAGTATGGCTTGAACGTTGGATCCATGGCGCCTGAAGGTCGGAACGGTTCCTGCGTTCGGTCATGGCGAAGGTTCTTGATTCATTCGCTCAATTGGCGTACGGCTGGATCTCCGCACCCAAAGCCCGGGGCCTGACACCTGCTACTTCGCCTCGCCGCACATGCCGTTGCTATTTCGTCCCAGCGGGATGTAGCGGAAGCCTGCCGAGGCCATGCGGCTCGGTTTATATAGGTTGCGGCCATCCACGATCAGGGGAGTGGCCAGGGCTTCCCGGATGCGGTCGAAGTCCGGATTGCGGTACTCGTTCCAGTCGGTGATGATTGCCAGGGCATCGGCGTCGCCTAGGATATCGTACTGGTTGTTACTGTAGTCGATGGCATCGCCGAAGATTTTCCTGGCTTCGTCGATGGCCTCCGGGTCGTGGGCCCGTACCCGAGCTCCGGCGGCCAGGAGGCTCTGGATGATGGTGATGGCCGGCGCCTCGCGCATGTCGTCGGTGCGTGGCTTGAAGGCCAGTCCCCAGCAGGCGATGGTTCTCCCCTCCAGTGGCTTAT
Protein-coding regions in this window:
- a CDS encoding DUF6880 family protein produces the protein MTDAAFLVAAGQFDAAENYLLTHARELNGDFYGTLLPMAEAMEKQGRHLCASLLYRALLDSILQRAQTKTYPHGVRYLKKLDLLAGVIADWRTLESHAGYKAGLVEHHGRKSSFWSRYRT
- a CDS encoding IS1182 family transposase encodes the protein MKSKFIEVDRETPYLLPPSLQDWLPEKHLARFVVEIVEQLDLRSLKATYAGRGSQPYNPEMLVALLFYGYATGVFSSRKLERSTYDSVAFRFIAANSHPDHDTIATFRRRFLPQLNKLFAQILLIAHQMEVLKLGNVSLDGSKIKANASKHKALSYEHACKLEEQIKAEVGELLKKAEAADRADIPDGMNIPEELERREKRLSAIAAAKVEIEKRAAERHAREQAAYEKKVAERAKKEQATGKKAKGKEPKPPKSGPTAKDQVNLTDEESRIMPTSGGGFEQTYNAQAGVDTASKLIVSAHVTQNPNDKQELTPTLENLAALPEKLGKATDLVADSGYFSETNVTACEENGITPYIAVDRQSHNVPLMERFAEPPPLPEDADSVARMKHRLKTPSGKAIYAQRKVTSEPVFGIIKAVMGFRSFLLRGFEAVKGEWNLVCMAYNIKRLHVLAG
- a CDS encoding tyrosine-type recombinase/integrase: MASLLKRGKKFYAQYYLNGEQKRVNLNTTSLQIAKEKIRQIESALFRQDDIPLTTKTPLPEIIEKYLFFRRARCSENNVQKQITYFRSIFGPVCESLKIKNPKIARKAVKRPAAQKYDLLELGALEQLSAERVSLFLATISKQKALSPKTVNHYRQILITFCNWAMKEGGVRFPGGKNPLADISRYNEVKSDISYLKHQDIAKQLDALAGNLLLQTMVATYIYSGLRREEALWLMPSDFDFTEGHYGTIRIRNKEFDGKRWKPKTSINRTVPISSDLRRYLDKYLEKVTPGTWFFSTPEGCRWDPDNFSALLRAANKEKKLSWTCLDYRHTFGTLLASNGESLFKVAKLMGNSILICEKHYATALPESLHASVEFGDDPQQPAPPHPAPPQPPAPPQPSAAEPPAETRPRLKLVVNNR
- a CDS encoding SPOR domain-containing protein, with protein sequence MRIDYSPPKQSYVTSQSKPRPRKEPVGLFTGLIVITGLIAFAAGFGSGWFLSERSTKKAFQAAAEQSSLESSPKQTTAPAPLPAQPQPVPQSASQQPDAVAPPATTATPTTASPQLSFYKTLPGGQKSAFLGSGINSREERERQTLQAAIPSNVARRQQAAATPTPKAAPEKVATEEKQAPEKPASDEKTATEKPAVKARSGYTVQVASYNLRSEAEAMKNKLAGKGYNVIISESNQGNKGIWYRVRVGRKLEQEAARELAAKIGKGAIATPE
- the argS gene encoding arginine--tRNA ligase, with translation MRHRIASLVETALRAASAAQEITSPSIPAVTIGVPANPDHGDYSCNIAMQMAKAERRAPRQVAETISRHLGDGKGLLSKTDIAGPGFINFFVSPAAWQRLLPEIESQGATYGRTATGEERKVQVEFVSANPTGPLHIGHGRGAAIGDTICRLLDAAGWNVTREFYYNDAGQQITNLALSVQARCLGIDTNDPRWPADGYQGEYIRDVAAAYLARETVDADDRHVTALGDPQNLDAIREFAVASLRREQDLDLKAFGVHFDVFTLESSLYDDGRVDNVVRQLVEKGHTYEQEGALWLRTTEFGDDKDRVMRKSDGGYTYFVPDVAYHLAKWERGFTRVINEQGSDHHSTITRVRAGLQALDRGIPQGWPEYVLHQMVTVMRGGEEVKISKRAGSYVTLRDLIDEVGRDATRFFFIMRKPDSQLVFDIDLAKEQSPDNPVYYVQYAHARICSIFENAVEKGYALPTDAGSVRLELLESTEELQLIKLLAALPNTVDDSARFFEPHRLTNYLTDLAASFHSFYNRNRVLTENSDLTGARLYLLKRTAQTLNNALSILGISAPERM
- a CDS encoding FtsB family cell division protein, with the protein product MKGPFQKRVYLILAGCITFILFFTVFGDKGLLRIFELRQDMARVQARLGDTRAVNETLKREIVALKGDHRYVESIARKDFGLVRSNEVIYQFSPETKP